The Metarhizium brunneum chromosome 3, complete sequence DNA window CACATACATCGCGACTCCAACTACCTGCACGCCAAACCGGCAAGCATGCACCGCAAACATGGGCCCAAAATCCCATAATGAGCTCAACTCAGAACTCTGCTGCACCCGTCTAGGATTGCTCGCGTTGTGCCTGGATCCAGTCCCCACAGCAAAACACTAGTTGACGGTTCGTCATTTTGCCCGCGGCGCTCGGTGCCATGCGCCGACACCCGCACGACTCCCGACGAGCCGAGACCGGGGTCTCTCCGACATCCCACTGGCATGAACCTCTGGTGTTGGTGAGGCTTTCAAGTTTCGGCATGACCGTGTTATTGGAGCATAACGAGCCTATTCTGTTTACAAAACTTAGCAGTCTTGCACTTGGACGGGTGGCATCTTTTTTCCCGACCCGGTGTTTGTACGGGTCAGGGCATCACGTTGGATTCGGAAGATGCGGCACATGTCAGTCAGCCTCAATTGCTCAAGTCCTTGGTCAAGTATTACAATGCCGCACGTTACGACGGGGTCATGTTCTACACGAAAATAGAATTGTtcgaacaaaaaaaaaaggcgtgAAATATCCCAGTTATTGCGGTTCCTACTTCTCCATGTGCACGACGAGCCTCGACTTTTCTAATTCCATTCACGCCCTGCTAGATGCCTTCCTCCACAGGCTTACACGATGCGGTGAATCATCAAGACGGCGTGTACTTGCCCCTTTTCATCCTCGGGCGATGAGATCATTACGACGGCCGTCCAAGGAAGCCATGATTTCTCATCCATTTATGCTCGCCCCAGAAAACCCTTCCTCTAGCCCCAGAAAACTAGGCCGGTGACACCATCGGTACAAGGTACCCCCAGATTCGTCGGGTGGCTGCGTGCAGAACCAAGTACCCGCTACAAAATGCGAGCCACTCCCGTCTGCCCACCAGCCAATCATGCTTCGCCGTTCAACATCGCGGAAGCAATGGCGTCGATGTCGTGATCGCTCCCAAACGCAAAGCGGACGTTTCGTTTGGCCTCCCTTGGGGCTGGCCGTGGACGACAAGACAGAGCATTGCTCGGACAAGTGGTCGGAAAGTGTATGATGTGTGTTTTGAGAAAGCAATGCACCACGCAATTAGTCAGGGCGAATAGACACCACCCCCTTCCTCCGCCTGAAATCACACACATCCTCGGACTTAAACAACCGTGGAATCTCCTTCCTGTAGCCGTaccctcgtcttctttgcCCTTCCATTCTACCCATAGAAGGTGTTGCCGTAATACTGTCTACTCGTCAGCGTCAGATTCATTCTTATAATCTCCACATCTCTCCCGCCAGTTGAAGGGGCCAATACCTGGGTAACGAGATATAAGCAAGCATCGGTCCCTCGGCAAGCCTTTGGTTCACCACCTCCAGCGCCATCCCAAAGATTCTGTCGCTTCTTGAGCTCTGCCAGCCACAGAGAACACTTGGGCTGTATACTCGACATCGCAGCACACAACCATGGCCTCAGTCATGTCAGAACCCGTCTCTCGCTCGTCCCTAGTTGACGAAAAAGTCGAGCCCGAATCAGGATATGCCTCAGGGCAGTCCGACTACTCGCCCGAGGAGGAGCCCTCCCGACCAGATGTCTTCCTGACAAAGGCCCACGTCGAATACCTCAACAAGCAAATGGAGCCCATGCACCCGATGGACATTCTGCGATTCTGCAAGATCCTGTTCCCCAACCTGTTCCAGTCAACGGCGTTTGGGCTCACCGGGCTCGCCACCATGGACATGCTCTCCAAGATCCAGGACGAGAACCCAGAGTCCAAGCCCGTCCAGCTCATCTTCCTCGACACCCTGTACCACTTCAAGGAGACGCACGAGCTGCTGGCCCGCGTCAAGGCGCGCTACCCAAACGTCCCCGTCAACGTCTTCAAGCCCGATGGCATGGACACGGTGGAGCAGTTTGAGGAGACGTACGGCCAGGAGCTGTGGAACACGGCCGACGAGATGTACGACTGGATCGTCAAGGTCGAGCCTCTCCAGCGGGCATACGAGGAGCTCAAGGTGACGGCTGTCCTCaacggccgccgccgctcccAAGGCGCTGCCCGGGGCTCAATCCCCATCatcgagctcgacgaggagCGCAACGTCATCAAGATCAACCCCATGGCCACCTGGTCGTTCACCCAAGTCAACGAGTACATCAAGGAGCACAGCGTGCCCTACAACGCGCTCCTTGACCAGGGATACAAGTCCGTCGGCGACTGGCACTCCACCTCCCCCGTCAAAGAGGGTGAGGATGAGCGTGCCGGCCGCTGGAAGGGCAAGTCCAAGACCGAGTGTGGCATCCACAACAAGAAATCCAGATATTCCAAGTTTGTtgccgagatggaagcaAAGCAAGTTGCTCCCGTCTCataagaagaaaaaaggacCGCCCTGACCCTGTGGCATCTACACACACCattttgtgtgtgtgcgtTTCTGGCAGCCACCTTTGCCAGCTAAACCATTCTTTCTTTTAATGAATCCATGAATTTTTCCTGCACATCGACTAAAAAGGAGTTGGGGGTACTGGTTCATCAGGCACGCACATTCTGCTCCTGGTGAtttgtcttttttgtttATGAGTCAAGATGCATTGTCCAAGAGTGTATCTGGCCCGGCGTTTGGAGCAAGGCAGCGTGCGTGGAGTGGAATTTTCGACGGAAAGAAACCTATGCGTGCATAATAGTTAGCGCAACATAGAGTGACGAAAAAATCAATCAGAAAATTGTAAAAAAAATCCTCTCATGAGCCGTACATGCCACCGTGGACGTCCATCGACGTTGGGAATTTGAACAAACCGCGTGATGCAACTTGGGCTGTTACCCCGCGCGGCCATCTGATTGGTGCGCGGGAAGTGGGCGACGGCCAGGCGAAAAAGAACCAGACCACAAACGGACTTGCCAGCCGCGAGCCTATGTACTTGCACTCCCGCGATATCTGAacacaatttttttttcatcttcacGATTCAAGACGCGTTGTATATGTGGTTGCTAGTATTGCGAGTACTATACTGCTTGTAGTCCCAGTTGGTCCTGCGCCCGGTGAACAAAACCGCCCGAGTGCCACCTTGTACCAGACAGAAGAAAACATaagacaagggcaaaggcaacACCGTCCGTCACAAATGCAACGGCGGCCGCACCTCCCCGGCCCGTCGCAAGCCTTTGCCGAGAAAAAGACCAAGATCCTGGACCGACTCGCCGTGCCGGAAGCCGAATACACGGACCTCTCGCCCAAGGGAACCGTCGACAAGGGCATCCGCCGCCTCATCGACGAGATCAACAGCACAGACGGCTTCGTAACGACCAGCAGCTGCGCAGGCAGAGTCAGCGTCTTCCTGGAAGGCAGAAAGGCGGCAGAATCCTCAGACGCAGACGCCGGCGCAGGCGCAGATGAGCAGCCCCCAGCACAGGTAGCCGGCGTCGGGGGCAAGGGCGCCGGCGGAACGTGGCTGTATGTCTCGCACGATCCGGTCCAGGGCCAAGACTGGCTGCAGACCCTGGCTTTGGAGGACGGGGAGGCCCGGCGCACGGGGAGGTTGATTCACTTCAAGTTTGAGCCCATGGTGAGCGAAAGACGGCCGCTGCTGTTTGTTCCTGGTTGCCCGCGGATAACGAGAGCTTACGTGACTTGTGTgaaaaacaacaacagaTCCTCCATGTTCTTACGGCCTCGCTTGCCCACGCGCAGCTGCTCCTGCGCTCTGCGCTGCAGGCGGGCTTTAGGGAATCGGGCGCGGTGAATTTGACGGCGGACTCCGaagccgcggcggcgcccatgGTGGCCGTTCGGTCCATGGGGCTCGGGTTTGAGTCTCTGGTCGGGCATGAGCTCGAGGGGAAGCGGTACGCGCTCGTGTCCGGCTCGTATCTGCGGGCGTTGATGGATATTGGGAACGAGCGGTTTTCCGAGAACACGAGGCGGATTGAGAGGTTCCGCGGCGCGTTCAGGGAGAGTCTGGCCAGGATGGGCTCTGACGGGCGTCAGTGGGAGGATCctgcggcgaggagggagagaATGCGGGCTGAAGGGCTGCGGAGGAAGGCTACGGCGGCGGAGGGTGTTGTCGATGAGGATAATGGCGGGAGGGAGAGTGCCGATGACTTGTACGTTGCATTAGACTTTGGTTTGGCGTAGGCGTTCTGGGATAAATGAGCTCTGTTGGCAGAGTAGCTGGGCTCTCGTAACTCGGGTGTAATGCGTTGAGCAaaggtatatatatttgGCCTGTGGTCGGTGATGGTGTGGCTTGCAACCGGGAACGGGGTATAGATACGGTCGTATGTGTAGAGTTGGGAGTCACAGATTGTTTGACACACAAGGTACGTGCAACTTTGCCGCCCATGGTACTGCCAATTCTTGGTAGTACTATGCTGGCGAATCCCGGACCACAAGGCAAAAAGACGCCTTGTCAGAGACTGTGACCGCCCTGGTTGATACAAGTCCATCATACAGTGTTGCAGCATGGCTTCAACACGACACCGGCTGACGAGTGACGGTCAAACAGGTTTGTACATTGTTTATTCTCTATACCGCTTCTCCAATGCAGTAATGTACACGGCTAGCCTCGTAGCTTTTGCTTGCTTTCCCATCTCGTAACCCCATCCGGCGGCTGTCAGTGCCCCAAGCAGCATGTAAATACCAGTAAAATAACCCCCCCCGATCTAGCAGAGCACGCTCATACGGTTCCCCTAGACAGGCGAAAAACCGGCCCAGCACCCGTTGTTTTATGACGTGATCTTGTCGACCCAAGTCTTCTCCAACTTCTTCACCTCGGCCTTGAAGTCCTCCACCTCCTGCCAGCAATCCAGCGGCCGGCGGTCGTGCTCCCTCAAGCATCGAATCACAGCGCCGCGGGCGTTCTCAACGCTCTCTGGTAGCTCGCGGACCTTTTTCCTCTCATCCAGCTTGCGCCGCATTTCGTCAACCTCCTTTCCGAGCGAGAAGCTGCTGAGCTTGTTCTCGTCGCTGTTTTCCGACGACGCAATCTTCTCGTGGGCAACACTGAGAGCCTCGGATTCCTTCTTctggagcttcttgagctctTCGGCCACGCGCGCCTGGACATGCTGCTCGATCAATTTGGCGCGGGAGGCGTCGGTCTGTCATGTTGTGTTGGTTAGCAGACGACTCGCATTGACACACGCAGCGGCTTGTGGGCGATCCAGAAGCGGATCAGGAACGAGAATCAGGAAgttggtactccgtacctctgGGCTGGACTTTAGCGAATCGAGGACTTCGACGGAGACGCTGGGAGGCCCTGAGCTGCTCGAGACGATGGTTAGCGGTGCCATTGTTGCAGCCCCGGGGGCGGTCGAGTTGGACTTACGCCTTCCACTCGTACTGGCCATTGGCCTCTTGCTTTGACGCGTTGGCACCCATCTTGTCGAGCTCAATGGCAGTGCGACAATTATGTTTCTCTGGCGGCTCGCGATCCGGTCTGCGACCTGGAAATTTCCGGCACCAGTTCGGCTGCGTCACTTCCCGGGGGCCAAGTTTTGGTGCCTGAGGCGTTGTTGGTCCCCGGGCTGCACCCGAGTTGCATCACTCGCAAGCCCCGCGGTGGCTGGGCACTCTGTCCTCGATGTGGCTGTGCCGCCATTTGTCGCGACTCGCACACTGGCAAGCAAGCAGTCCTCTAGATCTCAAGAAGAATGTCATAGTtgctcggcggcgtcaaATTATTCACATCTAGTCACTTTACTCGACGAGATCTCAAGTACACAAACAAGCGGATGCTTGGTGTCATAAGCGGTAAATGCCGACTCTTCACAAAGGATACATTGTTCCAACGGGAACGCAGTCTTGCAACTGTTGGCCCATTGTTGTACGGCCGCATGAGCTCATCGACGGGTGACAAAGCCGCTGCTGCAACAATGAAGCCAAGGCGCATTCTGTGATTGCCAATGAAAGAAGTCTTTATCTTACGTAAGTTCCCAGCAAAATAATGGGATGCCTGCCTTGGCGCCTGCATGCATCATTATCGCCATGACCCGATACAATAAGAAGCTACCCAAGTTATGGCTCATTGAAGCGATggtgaaaagaaaaaaacctcGTATACGAAGCGAGAAATCGTGTCCACGGTTCAACTTTACCATGCAGGGGCATGGTGGAGGTAACAATCTGTCTTGGGCCGAATTGAGCCATCTCTCTGCATCAAAGGGGAATCGACAGGTATCAGGTCAGTCCTGATTGTATTAGACGGGGTCGACTATTGAAATATGAAATCCAAGGTTGTTGTCGAGTTGTTTGGTACTGCAAGGTCCAGGCACCACTCGCCCGCCCCAGCATCCAGGTTCCAATGTCCAAAAATGCCCGAATGGGCCAGCAATAGTGTGGACTTGGTTTCTTGACACTGTGTCGTGCTTCCGCCGTTATCTGACCAACGTACTAGTAGTATGACGGGTTCCCCGCAACCATCGGTCAAGCGAAGGCAGAGGCGGAGAAGATGCTAGTCTAATAGTGAGTATGTAGTATCAACATTGTGAAAAGCTTTATTGAACTTCTTCGTGGTGCCCCAATCGCGTTaccttggcgatgctggGTTTGGCACGGCAGCGCGTTCTTCGATTGGAGGCCACATTTTCCTCAACACGCCACTACAAAGACGAGCCATCTATACATTTTGGCCAAAATCTGAAGCTATCCACGCCATTTTAAGCTCATTTGACACGAGAGCATTCCATATGATCGCATTTCTCGGGTCTTTCAGAAGCCATGAAAGAACCCGAAGAACCAGGGTCACCCCATGTTCCTCGCGAAGCCTCTGCGCATCTATACAGGCCTTCTCAAGGTCCTCGGCGCCTACTGGTTGGATTATGATATTATGCTTCCCCCCCTGTCTAGCTATCCCGTCAATGACTTTGGAGAGGGCGATGAATGCAGCTAGTTGCTGGGGTTCCCCCTTCTGAAGACCGTCTAGGAGCGTAGCAGGCAGTGTCGGACTAGGCGTTGAACTTTGTGACGTCGCTCGCAAAGTGCGCCGCCGCTTTCGAGGCTGTTGGACAACAATATCACCACTATGatcgccatcttcaacggAGGTCAGCGGCGATGAGGCATTGTCCATACTATGAGCGCATCTTTTCAACCAATCGGTAACGCACGAGTGGCGACTAGATTCCACGACATTTGCATCGCCAACTTTTATAGTATCGGCTTTGGTCAAGTCTTGGCCGGCCGGAGCCTCGAGGGAGAAAATCTCAAGCCATTCGTTATAGTCAATCGCGTCATTTGTTAGTAAGGGTTGCGATGTGACTGCTTTGCCGTTTCTTGGGTATTTTGACCGAATCAGATGGATGTTTTGGTCGCTCATACGCAGCGTCTTTGTTTCCGGATTGTACGTTGTGCCAGGCCGCTCCGCTGCATCGCGAAATGCCCTCCAGAAACATCGTAAGTAATTATGCTTGTTCTCGAGTTTCTTTACAGTCCAATTTTCATCAGGAAACTTTActtccatgtccttgacCAATGACTTGCATAGTTCTCGAAATGCCGTCTTTTTAACACTTAAAAGGGGGTTATTCCGCCGGGCCTTGAGCAATAACTCGAGAAAATACAGCGTTATTGACTTATtccaagacatgatgaacTATTGAGAATAATAAAGAGTTAGTATGGCCGCTGATGCCGTAAGATAAGGAGATATACCTGATAAAAGATGTAGTTATGTCAATTGGGTTGATagcttctactccgtagctgcTGACGATTTGCCCGACCTTGCTGATGAAAAGAATACCAGACCATAGAAGGCGGTGAAAAATCATTGCTGAATTTGGCAAAGATCAGTCGGGAAAAGTTAAAACGGTGGAAAATCCCCACTCTCACTGGTGGCCCAAGTCTCCTCTCAGCCAGCTAGCTTTCAGCCGCGGTTTTTAGGATCACAGCCAAAGTATGGTCTGTGCTCGTGGTGACATGCATCCTGCCCCAGCTGCATTGCAGACTAGGTCTATTCATTTAGGTGGTCAATCATTACATTTATGCTGCTCTGGAGCCTGTCTGGTGAAAGAAAGTCCATTTCCACCGTCTGTCATTCTGTTCCGCTTTTTTTCTATTATGGGAAGAATACAGGCAGAAACATCCGACGCCAACATTTGCCAAGCCAAGCACCATTAATTTAACTTTCAAAGGGAGATGCAATAGTCGTGAGATTTCCAAGAGACTGTGATGGAGTATACTTTTTTGACGAGCAGGGA harbors:
- the TYW3 gene encoding tRNA wybutosine-synthesizing protein 3 codes for the protein MQRRPHLPGPSQAFAEKKTKILDRLAVPEAEYTDLSPKGTVDKGIRRLIDEINSTDGFVTTSSCAGRVSVFLEGRKAAESSDADAGAGADEQPPAQVAGVGGKGAGGTWLYVSHDPVQGQDWLQTLALEDGEARRTGRLIHFKFEPMILHVLTASLAHAQLLLRSALQAGFRESGAVNLTADSEAAAAPMVAVRSMGLGFESLVGHELEGKRYALVSGSYLRALMDIGNERFSENTRRIERFRGAFRESLARMGSDGRQWEDPAARRERMRAEGLRRKATAAEGVVDEDNGGRESADDLYVALDFGLA
- the MIC19 gene encoding MICOS complex subunit mic19, which gives rise to MGANASKQEANGQYEWKASGPPSVSVEVLDSLKSSPETDASRAKLIEQHVQARVAEELKKLQKKESEALSVAHEKIASSENSDENKLSSFSLGKEVDEMRRKLDERKKVRELPESVENARGAVIRCLREHDRRPLDCWQEVEDFKAEVKKLEKTWVDKITS
- the sA gene encoding Phosphoadenosine phosphosulfate reductase; protein product: MASVMSEPVSRSSLVDEKVEPESGYASGQSDYSPEEEPSRPDVFLTKAHVEYLNKQMEPMHPMDILRFCKILFPNLFQSTAFGLTGLATMDMLSKIQDENPESKPVQLIFLDTLYHFKETHELLARVKARYPNVPVNVFKPDGMDTVEQFEETYGQELWNTADEMYDWIVKVEPLQRAYEELKVTAVLNGRRRSQGAARGSIPIIELDEERNVIKINPMATWSFTQVNEYIKEHSVPYNALLDQGYKSVGDWHSTSPVKEGEDERAGRWKGKSKTECGIHNKKSRYSKFVAEMEAKQVAPVS